Proteins co-encoded in one Nicotiana sylvestris chromosome 7, ASM39365v2, whole genome shotgun sequence genomic window:
- the LOC104242688 gene encoding uncharacterized protein isoform X2 — protein MSVGWGYGANMLTKYLAEVGEKAPLTAATCINNPFDLEEATRTTPCQIAADQKLTRGLVDILQSSKELFQGHGRGFDVENALFATSVRDFEKAISMVSYGFNSIEDFYAKSSTRDVVGKVKIPLLFIQSDEGSVPLFSVPRSSIAENPYTSLLLCSYFPYDETTNGRSTLTWCQHLTIEWLTAAELGLLKGRHPLLKDVDVTINPSKGLTLVREPSDRSFRSNKLLDLPNSDALDGYSLDPSVQIFEGGDTTARFGRDSGKDLRSTEKQQETFSTLQNGSAADAESGGEEAGSPVDGERGVLQAAELVMNMLDVTMPDTLTEEQKKKVLTAVGQGETIMKALQDAVPDDVRGKLTTAVSGILHNHSSNLKIDGLLSLGHIPNLTSRIKSKIEKDGGFSSIEGGSETPHLSYGKKRAGDFSDEFNNDGSSTEKHSQDLVSEPELLENAQQSVDTTQSQEMSSHGSEVPALDKKDSNDVESNQSANLSEENTALTSDYRETESKAGAKLESSNAPEVDGGTEKVIAEKSKVQHDGGKHQADLKEEISTQQNEEKNSDISSDHNKETSSTQSKDNISLATSPSETNVLENEVSDTVKREERSMQTESNQIIPNAPSVDVSQALDALTGIDDSTQVAINSVFHVLEDMITQLEGERNTEIEIKNEDDKGGLKTSEIKNGDDENGHKDRDKVLDQNTSSISNNHPTVDNQELDDVEKSKVCSPSQEKYRTDAIVFGEVESGTVNFQESRGESHGESDQRRIFFVNGELPAGDSLRSLDYIQKTVPVYMSTNSYGDPLYKEYLRNYLSSKAVITKPLDLDTTTALFLDYFPEEGQWKLLEQIGSNSDLADEVAGDDRIYVEMQHDSLRETDNMDNVIEPSYVIVDNEIQDPDEECVTSNNSNENVEVDNDSANGSALFFRNIIVDAMKVEVGRKVSAADMKEMQPKLFNELEHVANAISQAVGHGEELVSFIKSKDRTSEKVGTLQAEHIVHAISLAVQGTSYLRRVLPVGVIVGCSLAALRKFFDVDAVDSSGESKDLVLDEISEPGKVNSIQTANKLIDEKHPDKQVYGLQSPLCQVEGAADSENSDRKYIMVGAVTAALGASALLVHQQDAETNASSPKPFEDEKNHSKEVGKLDDETKDKTHNNIVTSLAEKAMSVAGPVVPMKEDGAVDQDRLVAMLAELGQKGGILKLVAKVALLWGGVRGAINLTDKLISFLRIAERPLSQRILAFAGMVLVLWSPVVVPLLLPLVQRWTMQKPSRTAELVCIVGLYMSIFLLITLWGKRIRGYENPLEQYGLDMTSMQKGQNYLKGLFGGIVLVLLIHSVNSLIGCAHFCLPVAPPTSSAALTWLKVYGRMFVLFVQGLATATGVATVEELLFRSWLPDEIAVDLGYYRGIIVSGLVFALFQRSPWAVPGLWLLSLTLAGVRQRSQGSLFLPIGLRSGIVASSYILHTGGFLTYQPKFPPWFTGSYPTQPFSGVVGFAFALSLAILLYPGEPLRRKKTARKIKE, from the exons ATGAGTGTGGGCTGGGGTTATGGAGCCAATATGCTGACAAAGTATCTGGCTGAAGTTGGAGAAAAAGCTCCTCTTACAGCTGCTACTTGCATAAACAATCCTTTTGACCTAGAGGAGGCAACAAGAACCACGCCCTGTCAAATTGCTGCGGACCAAAAGCTCACACGTGGCTTAGTAGATATATTGCAATCGAGCAAG GAACTCTTTCAAGGTCATGGAAGAGGCTTTGATGTTGAAAATGCTCTTTTCGCGACTTCTGTTCGGGACTTTGAGAAAGCAATATCAATGGTATCTTATGGATTTAACTCCATCGAAGATTTCTATGCAAAATCCAGTACAAGGGATGTGGTTGGCAAAGTAAAGATTCCTCTTCTTTTTATACAG AGCGATGAAGGGTCAGTTCCCTTGTTCTCTGTTCCACGCAGTTCGATAGCAGAAAACCCATATACAAGCCTACTCTTGTGCTCTTATTTTCCATATGATGAAACGACAAATGGCAGATCAACACTAACTtggtgccagcatcttacaattgAG TGGCTCACAGCTGCGGAGCTCGGACTTTTGAAGGGTCGTCATCCTCTTCTGAAAGATGTTGATGTTACCATTAATCCATCCAAGGGTCTTACTCTTGTGCGAGAACCATCTGATAGAAGTTTTAGATCAAACAAGCTCTTGGATCTTCCTAACTCAGATGCTTTAGATGGTTACTCCCTAGATCCTTCAGTGCAAATATTTGAAGGAGGAGATACCACTGCGAGATTTGGAAGAGATTCAGGAAAAGATCTTCGGAGCACAGAGAAGCAACAAGAGACCTTTAGCACCTTACAAAATGGTAGTGCTGCTGATGCAGAATCAGGAGGAGAGGAGGCTGGAAGTCCTGTTGATGGTGAAAGAGGTGTGCTACAGGCTGCAGAACTAGTTATGAATATGCTTGATGTGACAATGCCTGATACACTAACAgaagaacagaagaagaag GTCCTGACGGCTGTTGGTCAAGGGGAGACAATAATGAAAGCTTTGCAAGATGCTGTACCTGATGATGTTCGTGGAAAGCTCACAACTGCTGTCTCTGGAATTTTGCACAATCACAGTTCAAATCTCAAAATTGACGGGCTACTAAGTCTTGGACATATTCCAAACTTGACATCTAGAATAAAGTCGAAGATAGAAAAGGATGGAGGATTTTCAAGTATAGAAGGTGGAAGTGAAACTCCTCACTTATCATATGGGAAGAAGAGGGCTGGTGATTTTTCAGATGAATTTAATAATGACGGCTCTAGCACAGAAAAGCATTCTCAAGACCTAGTTTCAGAACCTGAGTTATTGGAGAACGCGCAACAATCTGTTGATACAACTCAGTCTCAAGAAATGAGTAGCCATGGTAGTGAAGTTCCTGCTTTAGATAAGAAGGATAGCAACGATGTGGAGAGTAATCAAAGCGCAAATCTTTCTGAAGAAAACACTGCCCTAACTTCTGATTACAGGGAAACTGAGTCAAAAGCTGGAGCTAAACTTGAGAGTTCAAATGCGCCTGAAGTGGATGGTGGCACTGAGAAAGTGATTGCTGAGAAATCCAAAGTACAACATGATGGTGGGAAACATCAGGCGGACTTGAAAGAAGAGATCTCTACCCAACAAAACGAAGAAAAAAATTCTGATATTTCTAGTGATCATAATAAGGAAACATCTTCCACCCAGTCCAAGGATAACATATCACTTGCGACATCCCCTTCAGAGACCAACGTGCTGGAAAACGAAGTTTCTGATACTGTCAAAAGAGAAGAGAGAAGTATGCAGACTGAGTCAAATCAAATTATTCCTAATGCACCAAGTGTTGATGTTTCTCAAGCATTGGATGCCCTGACTGGAATTGATGATTCAACTCAGGTGGCAATTAATAGTGTATTTCATGTACTTGAAGATATGATTACTCAGTTGGAAGGGGAAAGAAACACGGAAATTGAAATCAAGAATGAAGACGATAAAGGTGGACTTAAGACAAGTGAAATCAAGAATGGGGACGACGAAAATGGACATAAGGACAGAGACAAGGTTCTTGATCAAAATACTAGCTCCATCTCAAACAATCACCCTACAGTTGATAACCAAGAATTAGATGATGTTGAGAAGAGCAAAGTATGCTCACCTTCCCAAGAAAAATACAGAACAGATGCCATTGTATTTGGTGAAGTTGAAAGTGGTACAGTCAATTTTCAGGAAAGTCGTGGAGAAAGCCACGGAGAAAGTGATCAGAGGAGAATTTTTTTTGTCAATGGAGAGCTTCCTGCAGGGGATTCACTTAGGTCTTTGGATTACATTCAAAAAACTGTTCCTGTCTACATGTCTACCAATTCCTATGGAGACCCACTTTACAAAGAATATCTTCGAAACTATTTAAGTTCAAAGGCTGTGATAACCAAACCACTAGATTTAGACACCACAACTGCTTTGTTTCTCGACTACTTCCCAGAAGAAGGACAATGGAAACTTTTGGAGCAGATTGGAAGTAACAGTGATTTAGCTGATGAAGTTGCAGGAGATGACAGAATTTATGTGGAGATGCAGCATGATTCGCTTCGGGAAACAGATAATATGGATAATGTTATTGAGCCATCTTATGTAATAGTTGACAACGAAATCCAGGATCCTGATGAAGAATGTGTGACTTCAAACAACTCTAATGAGAATGTTGAAGTTGATAATGACAGTGCAAATGGATCTGCTTTATTTTTCAGAAATATTATAGTGGACGCTATGAAGGTTGAAGTTGGAAGAAAAGTAAGTGCTGCAGACATGAAGGAAATGCAGCCCAAACTCTTCAATGAACTGGAACATGTTGCAAATGCTATCTCCCAGGCTGTAGGGCATGGAGAGGAGCTTGTTTCATTTATCAAGAGTAAGGACCGTACTTCAGAGAAAGTGGGTACGCTTCAGGCAGAGCATATTGTGCATGCAATTTCATTAGCAGTTCAGGGAACTAGTTACTTGAGAAGGGTATTGCCTGTTGGAGTTATTGTAGGCTGCAGCCTGGCTGctttgagaaagttttttgatGTAGATGCAGTAGACAGTAGCGGCGAAAGCAAAGATTTGGTCCTTGATGAAATAAGTGAACCAGGGAAAGTAAATTCTATTCAAACAGCGAACAAGCTGATTGATGAAAAGCATCCTGATAAACAAGTCTATGGATTGCAAAGTCCACTTTGCCAAGTTGAGGGAGCAGCTGATTCAGAAAATTCAGACAGAAAATATATTATGGTTGGAGCTGTTACGGCAGCCCTCGGAGCATCGGCATTGCTTGTCCATCAACAG GATGCTGAAACTAATGCAAGTTCTCCCAAGCCTTTCGAGGATGAGAAAAATCATAGCAAGGAAGTGGGCAAGCTTGATGACGAAACAAAGGATAAAACTCACAATAACATAGTCACAAGCCTTGCTGAGAAAGCCATGTCTGTAGCTGGTCCTGTGGTGCCTATGAAAGAAGATGGTGCAGTGGATCAAGATAG GCTGGTGGCAATGTTGGCGGAATTGGGACAGAAGGGTGGCATTCTGAAATTGGTCGCAAAAGTTGCGTTGCTTTGGGGTGGTGTACGAGGTGCTATTAATCTAACTGACAAGCTCATCTCGTTTCTGCGCATTGCTGAACGTCCTTTGTCCCAGAG GATTCTTGCTTTTGCAGGTATGGTGCTTGTTTTATGGTCACCAGTGGTCGTTCCATTGCTGCTCCCACTTGTGCAAAGGTGGACAATGCAGAAGCCATCCAGGACTGCTGAGCTCGTTTGCATTGTTGGCCTCTACATGTCTATTTTCTTACTAATTACTTTATGGGGTAAAAGGATTCGTGGCTATGAGAATCCGCTTGAGCAGTATGGGCTAGATATGACGTCAATGCAGAAG GGACAGAATTATCTGAAAGGTTTATTTGGAGGAATTGTTCTTGTTTTACTAATACATTCTGTGAACTCCTTAATTGGCTGTGCCCATTTCTGTTTGCCTGTGGCTCCTCCAACCTCGTCAGCAGCTTTAACCTGGTTAAAGGTGTATGGTCGGATGTTTGTTTTATTTGTTCAAGGACTTGCAACTGCTACAGGCGTTGCCACTGTTGAGGAACTTCTTTTCAGGTCATGGTTGCCTGATGAAATTGCTGTTGACCTGGGATATTATCGTGGAATCATAGTTTCTGGACTTGTGTTTGCTTTGTTTCAAAG GTCACCGTGGGCAGTGCCTGGTTTGTGGCTATTGTCACTGACTCTTGCTGGTGTTCGACAAAGAAGCCAAGGAAGCCTCTTCCTTCCAATTGGGCTGCGTTCAGGGATAGTGGCTTCTAGTTATATCTTACACACTGGGGGTTTCTTGACTTATCAACCAAAGTTTCCTCCATGGTTCACGGGGTCTTATCCAACTCAACCATTTAGTGGAGTAGTTGGTTTTGCCTTCGCTTTGTCACTGGCAATACTTCTGTACCCCGGGGAGCCTCTTCGTAGGAAGAAAACAGccagaaaaatcaaggaataa